The following coding sequences are from one Lemur catta isolate mLemCat1 chromosome 16, mLemCat1.pri, whole genome shotgun sequence window:
- the SERPINB2 gene encoding plasminogen activator inhibitor 2, giving the protein MEDLYVANTIFALNLFKHLVQVSPTENLFFSPWGISSTMAMVYMGSRGNTEDQMAKVFQFNKVGLREVTPVTPENFTGCEFMQQIQKETYPDAILQAQAGDKIHSSFRSLSSAINASTGGYLLESANKLFGEKSARFKEEFMQLCKKYYSAEPQAVDFLECAEAARKKINSWVETETKGKIPNLLPEGSVDAETRMVLVNTVYFKGKWKTPFEKKLDGLYPFRVNSTQRIPVQMMVLHEKLNIGYIEDLKTQILELPYAGDVSMFLLLPDGIADVSTGLELLENEITYDKLYKWISKDTMVEDDVEVYIPRFKLEEYYELKPILRSMGMDDAFSKGQANFLGMSERNDLFLSEVFHQATVDVNEEGTEAAAGTGGVMTGRTGHGGPQFVADHPFLFFILHKTTKSILFFGRFSLPKN; this is encoded by the exons ATGGAAGACCTTTATGTGGCAAACACAATCTTTGCCCTCAATTTATTCAAGCATCTGGTGCAAGTAAGCCCCACCGAGAACCTCTTCTTCTCTCCATGGGGCATTTCATCCACCATGGCCATGGTCTACATGGGCTCCAGGGGCAACACCGAAGACCAGATGGCCAAG GTGTTTCAGTTTAACAAAGTCGGACTCCGTGAAGTCACCCCAGTGACCCCAGAGAACTTCACCGGTTGTGAATTCATGCAGCAGATCCAGAAGGAGACTTATCCTGATGCTATTTTGCAG GCACAAGCTGGAGATAAAATTCATTCATCCTTCCgctctctcagctctgccatcAATGCGTCCACAGGGGGTTATTTATTGGAAAGTGCTAATAAGCTGTTTGGAGAGAAGTCTGCAAGATTCAAGGAA GAATTCATGCAACTCTGTAAGAAATATTACTCTGCAGAACCCCAGGCAGTTGACTTCCTAGAATGCGCAGAAGCAGCCAGAAAAAAGATTAATTCCTGGGTGGAGACTGAAACCAAAG GTAAAATCCCAAACCTGTTACCTGAGGGTTCTGTAGATGCAGAGACCAGAATGGTCCTGGTGAATACTGTCTACTTCAAAGGAAAGTGGAAAACTCCATTTGAGAAGAAACTGGATGGGCTGTATCCCTTCCGTGTGAACTCG ACTCAGCGTATACCTGTACAGATGATGGTCTTGCATGAAAAGCTGAACATTGGGTACATAGAAGACCTGAAGACTCAGATTCTAGAACTCCCATATGCTGGAGATGTCAGCATGTTCCTGTTGCTTCCAGATGGGATTGCTGATGTGTCCACAGGCTTGGAGTTG ctGGAAAATGAAATAACCTATGACAAACTCTACAAGTGGATCAGCAAAGACACAATGGTGGAAGACGATGTTGAGGTGTACATCCCCCGGTTCAAATTAGAAGAGTATTATGAACTCAAACCCATTCTGAGAAGCATGGGCATGGATGACGCTTTCAGCAAGGGCCAGGCCAATTTCTTAGGCATGTCAGAGAGGAACGACCTGTTCCTTTCTGAAGTGTTCCACCAAGCCACTGTCGATGTTAATGAGGAGGGCACCGAGGCAGCTGCTGGCACTGGAGGTGTTATGACAGGGAGAACTGGTCATGGAGGCCCACAGTTTGTGGCAGatcatccttttcttttctttatcttgcaCAAAACAACcaagagcattttattttttggcagaTTTTCCTTACccaaaaattga